In Streptomyces sp. NBC_01717, one DNA window encodes the following:
- a CDS encoding phosphocholine-specific phospholipase C, translating to MNAIDRRRFMQLAGGTAALSALSTSIARAAEIPAHRRTGSIKDVEHIVVLMQENRSFDHYLGALRGVRGFGDPRPVTLPSGKPVWHQSDGTKEILPFHPDAKDLGLAFLEDLPHGWNDTQAAFNKGKYDKWIPAKSATTMAHLTREDIPFHYALADAFTVCDAYHCSFMGSTDPNRYYMWTGYTGNDGKGGGPVLGNDEAGYAWTTYPERLENADVSWKIYQDIGDGLDADGGWGWIGDAYRGNYGDNSLLYFDQYRNAKPGDPLYDKARTGTDARKGEGFFDILRADVKAGKLPEVSWIVAPEAFTEHPNWPANYGAWYISQVLDALTSNPDVWSKTALFITYDENDGFFDHVVPPFPAGSAAQGKSTVDVSGDLYAGDSGRPAGAYGLGQRVPMFVVSPWSKGGYVCSQTFDHTSIIQFMERRFGVTEPNISPWRRAVCGDLTTAFDFRHKDSHTPHLPDTTGYLPPDGDRHPDYVPTPPAKGALPRQEHGLRPARPIPYDLAVDGKVGAAGSLRIDFASHGKAGAGFLVTSATDASGPWTYTVGSGHSLSGVWNVSANSHGAYDFTVHGPNGFLRQFAGKVTAAGPEVGARHDSKDGAVRLVLTNDGRSTVTLTIKDEYGKHKPATYRLRPGAHVVHSARTERTHGWYDLTVTADHDGTFVRRLAAHVESGHASTSDPAFSAR from the coding sequence ATGAATGCCATCGACCGCAGACGGTTCATGCAACTTGCGGGCGGCACCGCTGCTCTGTCCGCTCTGTCCACCAGCATCGCTCGCGCGGCGGAGATCCCCGCGCACCGCAGGACGGGCTCCATCAAGGACGTCGAGCACATTGTCGTCCTGATGCAGGAGAACCGTTCCTTCGACCACTACCTCGGCGCGCTGCGCGGCGTTCGGGGCTTCGGGGACCCGCGCCCGGTGACGCTGCCGAGCGGCAAGCCGGTCTGGCACCAGTCGGACGGCACCAAGGAGATCCTGCCCTTCCACCCGGACGCCAAGGACCTCGGCCTGGCCTTCCTGGAGGACCTGCCGCACGGCTGGAACGACACCCAGGCCGCCTTCAACAAGGGCAAGTACGACAAGTGGATCCCGGCCAAGTCCGCCACGACGATGGCGCACCTGACCCGTGAGGACATACCGTTCCACTACGCGCTCGCCGACGCCTTCACGGTCTGCGACGCCTACCACTGCTCGTTCATGGGCTCCACCGACCCGAACCGCTACTACATGTGGACGGGTTACACCGGCAACGACGGCAAGGGCGGCGGCCCGGTCCTCGGCAACGACGAGGCGGGCTACGCCTGGACCACGTACCCGGAGCGGCTGGAGAACGCCGACGTCTCCTGGAAGATCTACCAGGACATCGGCGACGGCCTCGACGCGGACGGCGGCTGGGGCTGGATCGGGGACGCCTACCGAGGCAACTACGGCGACAACTCGCTGCTGTACTTCGACCAGTACCGCAACGCCAAGCCCGGCGACCCGCTGTACGACAAGGCCCGCACCGGCACCGACGCACGCAAGGGCGAGGGCTTCTTCGACATCCTCCGTGCCGACGTGAAGGCCGGCAAGCTGCCCGAGGTCTCGTGGATCGTCGCGCCCGAGGCCTTCACCGAGCACCCGAACTGGCCCGCCAACTACGGTGCCTGGTACATCTCGCAGGTTCTGGACGCGCTCACCTCCAACCCCGATGTGTGGAGCAAGACAGCGCTGTTCATCACCTACGACGAGAACGACGGCTTCTTCGACCACGTCGTGCCGCCCTTCCCGGCCGGCTCGGCCGCGCAGGGCAAGTCCACCGTCGACGTCAGCGGCGACCTGTACGCGGGCGACAGCGGCCGCCCGGCGGGGGCGTACGGCCTAGGTCAGCGCGTCCCGATGTTCGTGGTGTCGCCGTGGAGCAAGGGCGGCTACGTCTGCTCCCAGACCTTCGACCACACGTCGATCATCCAGTTCATGGAGCGCCGCTTCGGCGTGACGGAGCCCAACATCTCCCCCTGGCGCCGTGCCGTCTGCGGTGACCTGACCACGGCGTTCGACTTCCGGCACAAGGACAGCCACACGCCGCACCTGCCCGACACCACCGGCTACCTGCCGCCGGACGGTGACCGGCACCCCGACTACGTGCCGACGCCGCCGGCCAAGGGCGCGCTGCCCCGCCAGGAGCACGGTCTGCGCCCCGCCCGACCCATCCCGTACGACCTCGCGGTCGATGGCAAGGTCGGCGCCGCGGGCTCGCTGCGGATCGACTTCGCCTCCCACGGCAAGGCCGGCGCCGGCTTCCTGGTCACCTCCGCGACGGACGCCTCCGGCCCGTGGACGTACACCGTCGGTTCGGGGCACTCGCTGTCCGGCGTCTGGAACGTCTCCGCGAACTCGCACGGCGCCTACGACTTCACCGTCCACGGTCCCAACGGCTTCCTGCGCCAGTTCGCCGGCAAGGTCACCGCCGCAGGCCCCGAGGTCGGCGCCCGACACGACAGCAAGGACGGAGCCGTGCGCCTCGTCCTGACCAACGACGGCCGCAGCACCGTCACGCTCACGATCAAGGACGAGTACGGCAAGCACAAGCCGGCCACCTACCGGCTGCGCCCCGGCGCCCACGTGGTGCACTCGGCCAGGACCGAGCGTACCCATGGCTGGTACGACCTGACCGTGACCGCCGACCACGACGGCACCTTCGTGCGCCGCCTTGCCGCCCACGTGGAGAGCGGCCACGCGAGCACCAGCGACCCGGCCTTCTCCGCCCGCTGA
- a CDS encoding GntR family transcriptional regulator has product MTARHEEIAEELRQAIDREEYAVGSRLLPETELAARYGVSRGTVRQAVAALTSEGLIGSRQGARRVVLASRRNQSFAELRSFAQWARAMGRTATGRVVSSQYRPTTAQDAVRLQMPVGVPVLHVLRLRGLDGEPVLLERTVYADWIAPAVERIEADCPSVTQRLFEDSGLVFAYGEHLIDAVAAGAQDAELLGVRRTSPLLRVRRVTTTREGRPVEWSDDRYCSDAVSFSVHNSIGNNALARRTGPGATPASPAKTAGGRRAGVAPVLGLRAQA; this is encoded by the coding sequence ATGACAGCCCGACACGAGGAGATCGCCGAGGAGTTGCGCCAGGCGATCGATCGCGAGGAGTACGCGGTGGGCAGCCGGCTGCTCCCGGAGACAGAACTCGCTGCACGCTACGGCGTCTCGCGCGGCACCGTCCGCCAGGCAGTCGCCGCCCTGACGTCGGAGGGTCTGATCGGGTCCCGGCAGGGCGCGCGGCGCGTGGTGCTCGCCAGCCGCCGCAATCAGAGCTTCGCCGAGCTGCGCAGCTTCGCCCAGTGGGCGCGCGCGATGGGCCGCACGGCGACGGGCCGGGTGGTGTCCTCGCAGTACCGCCCCACGACCGCCCAGGACGCGGTACGCCTCCAGATGCCGGTCGGCGTGCCGGTGCTCCACGTCCTGCGGCTGCGCGGCCTGGACGGCGAACCGGTGCTGCTGGAACGGACGGTGTACGCGGACTGGATCGCCCCGGCCGTGGAGCGCATCGAGGCGGACTGTCCATCGGTGACGCAACGGCTGTTCGAGGACTCGGGGTTGGTCTTCGCGTACGGTGAGCATCTGATCGACGCGGTGGCGGCCGGAGCGCAGGACGCCGAACTGCTGGGCGTGCGCCGGACGAGTCCGCTGCTGCGGGTGCGCCGGGTCACGACCACCCGCGAGGGCCGCCCCGTCGAGTGGTCCGACGACCGGTACTGCTCCGACGCGGTGAGCTTCAGCGTCCACAACTCGATAGGCAACAACGCACTGGCCCGTCGCACCGGCCCGGGCGCGACGCCGGCGAGTCCCGCGAAGACAGCCGGGGGCCGCCGGGCCGGGGTCGCACCGGTTCTCGGCCTCCGGGCCCAGGCATGA
- a CDS encoding ABC transporter substrate-binding protein: MTLPLSRIAVLTGGLAVAALSLSACGAATSQSATTPDGKKAATATSATDFGGMDALVAAAKKEGTLHAMALPRDWANYGALIDGFTKKYGIKIEVENPDGSSQDEINAVTSRKGQDRAPDVLDLGSSFALSGAQQGLFASYKVASYDDIPAAQKDPQARWYNDYGGYVSIGCDAKRVKHCPTTFKDLLKPEYKGQVALNGNPTKSGSAFGGVYAAALANGGSLDDVQPGLDFFAELKKNGNYTPVESTPATVEKGETPISIDWDYLNAGYADEFKSKGVDWKVSVPSDGRYAQYYSQAITKDAPHPAAARLWQEYLYSAEGQNLWLKGYARPALMPAMDKAGTLDKDAAAKLPEVSGAVTFPTEAQQNKAKGVIAQGWGKAVSG, from the coding sequence GTGACGTTGCCCCTGTCCAGGATCGCCGTTCTCACCGGCGGCCTCGCCGTCGCCGCACTCAGCCTCAGCGCCTGTGGCGCAGCCACCAGCCAGTCCGCCACCACCCCGGACGGCAAGAAGGCCGCCACCGCCACCTCCGCGACGGACTTCGGCGGCATGGACGCCCTCGTCGCCGCGGCGAAGAAGGAGGGCACGCTGCACGCCATGGCTCTGCCCCGCGACTGGGCCAACTACGGCGCGCTGATCGACGGCTTCACCAAGAAGTACGGCATCAAGATCGAGGTCGAGAACCCCGACGGCAGCAGCCAGGACGAGATCAACGCGGTCACCTCGCGCAAGGGCCAGGACCGTGCCCCCGACGTGCTGGACCTGGGCAGCTCGTTCGCCCTGAGCGGGGCCCAGCAGGGTCTGTTCGCGTCGTACAAGGTCGCCTCGTACGACGACATCCCGGCCGCGCAGAAGGACCCGCAGGCACGCTGGTACAACGACTACGGCGGCTACGTCTCCATCGGCTGCGACGCCAAGCGCGTCAAGCACTGCCCCACCACCTTCAAGGACCTCCTCAAGCCCGAGTACAAGGGCCAGGTCGCGCTCAACGGCAACCCGACCAAGTCCGGCTCCGCGTTCGGCGGCGTCTACGCGGCGGCCCTGGCGAACGGCGGTTCCCTCGACGATGTCCAGCCGGGACTGGACTTCTTCGCCGAGCTGAAGAAGAACGGGAACTACACGCCGGTCGAGTCGACCCCGGCGACCGTCGAGAAGGGCGAGACGCCCATCAGTATCGACTGGGACTACCTCAACGCCGGCTATGCCGACGAGTTCAAGAGCAAGGGCGTCGACTGGAAGGTCTCCGTCCCGTCCGACGGCCGGTACGCGCAGTACTACTCGCAGGCCATCACCAAGGACGCGCCGCACCCCGCCGCCGCCCGCCTCTGGCAGGAGTACCTGTACAGCGCCGAGGGCCAGAACCTCTGGCTCAAGGGCTACGCCCGCCCGGCGCTGATGCCGGCCATGGACAAGGCGGGGACGCTCGACAAGGACGCGGCCGCCAAGCTGCCCGAGGTCTCCGGCGCGGTCACGTTCCCGACCGAGGCCCAGCAGAACAAGGCCAAGGGCGTCATCGCCCAGGGCTGGGGCAAGGCCGTCTCGGGATGA
- a CDS encoding ABC transporter permease, which yields MTVTSAPPPVVAAPGAAASGRRRSAGWLAVVPLLVFVAIAFGVPALAMLNGAFTVKDPATGATSYTTANLTASLHGAYLTALLGSVKLSAVSAAIAMLLGLLLAQAVVVSRFRALREAVLTASGVLANFGGVPLAFAFVATLGNSGVLTTHLGLADAGWTLYSFWGLTLTYLYFLIPLMVLTITPALDGLRSQWREAARNNGATHAQYWRHVALPVLAPSLLGGLVLLFGSAFAAYATAAAMVGSSVPLVTLQIADAISGNVLVGQENVALALSLDMVLVAGLVMAVYLPLQRRSARWLA from the coding sequence ATGACTGTCACTTCCGCGCCGCCCCCCGTCGTCGCTGCGCCCGGCGCCGCCGCCTCGGGGCGGCGCCGGAGCGCCGGGTGGCTCGCCGTCGTTCCGTTGCTCGTCTTCGTGGCGATCGCCTTCGGTGTCCCGGCCCTGGCCATGCTGAACGGCGCCTTCACCGTCAAGGACCCGGCCACCGGCGCCACCTCCTACACCACCGCCAATCTGACCGCGTCGCTGCACGGCGCCTATCTGACAGCGCTCCTGGGCAGCGTCAAGCTGTCCGCCGTCTCGGCGGCCATCGCCATGCTCCTCGGGCTGTTGCTCGCCCAGGCCGTGGTGGTCTCCCGCTTCCGCGCACTGCGCGAGGCCGTACTCACCGCCTCCGGGGTGCTCGCGAACTTCGGCGGTGTGCCACTCGCCTTCGCCTTCGTCGCGACGCTCGGCAACTCCGGTGTCCTCACAACGCACCTGGGCCTCGCCGACGCGGGCTGGACCCTGTACAGCTTCTGGGGCCTGACCCTCACGTACCTCTACTTCCTGATCCCGCTGATGGTCCTCACCATCACGCCCGCCCTCGACGGGCTGCGCTCCCAGTGGCGCGAGGCCGCCCGGAACAACGGCGCCACACATGCCCAGTACTGGCGGCACGTCGCCCTCCCGGTGCTCGCGCCGTCGTTGCTCGGTGGCCTGGTGCTGCTGTTCGGCAGCGCGTTCGCCGCCTACGCCACTGCGGCCGCGATGGTCGGTAGCTCGGTGCCGCTGGTCACCCTGCAGATCGCCGACGCCATCTCCGGCAACGTCCTGGTCGGCCAGGAGAACGTGGCTCTGGCACTCAGCCTCGACATGGTCCTCGTCGCGGGCCTGGTGATGGCCGTGTACCTGCCCCTGCAACGACGGAGCGCGCGATGGCTCGCCTGA
- a CDS encoding ABC transporter permease has protein sequence MARLNTTFRPGRAAVLAVAGLYFLVPLAASVIFTVDVPGQGLNVDAYAQILGTDGFLPSLVLSLELAAATIAVVLLLMVPAMVALRLGAPRLRPVVEVICSLPLIVPPIAFVAGIGTVLKWGPEYLATTPLFQTFVALQNPDFPIVLVLAYVVMALPFVHRALDAGLRAVDVRTLVEAARSCGAGWPQALVRAVLPNLRGALLNAAFLTLALVLGEFTVAQLLGFQPFAVWIYSIGGSQAQMSVAVSVLSLFLTWALLLAVATLGGRRAPSRTASQG, from the coding sequence ATGGCTCGCCTGAACACCACCTTCCGCCCCGGGCGGGCCGCGGTCCTCGCCGTCGCCGGGCTCTACTTCCTGGTGCCGCTGGCAGCCTCCGTGATCTTCACGGTCGACGTGCCGGGTCAGGGACTGAACGTCGACGCGTACGCGCAGATCCTCGGCACCGACGGCTTCCTGCCCAGCCTGGTGCTCTCCCTCGAACTGGCCGCCGCCACGATCGCTGTCGTTCTGCTGCTGATGGTGCCCGCCATGGTCGCGTTGCGGCTCGGCGCACCCCGGCTGCGGCCCGTGGTCGAGGTCATCTGCTCGCTGCCGCTGATCGTCCCGCCGATCGCGTTCGTCGCCGGGATCGGAACAGTCCTCAAGTGGGGTCCCGAGTACCTCGCGACGACGCCGCTCTTCCAGACGTTCGTCGCGCTCCAGAACCCGGACTTCCCGATCGTGCTCGTCCTCGCCTACGTGGTGATGGCTCTGCCGTTCGTCCACCGTGCCCTCGACGCGGGGCTGCGCGCCGTCGACGTGCGCACGCTCGTCGAGGCCGCCCGCAGTTGCGGCGCGGGCTGGCCGCAGGCCCTCGTCCGCGCCGTGCTGCCGAACCTCCGCGGCGCGCTGCTGAACGCGGCGTTCCTCACGCTGGCACTCGTGCTGGGGGAGTTCACGGTCGCCCAGCTCCTCGGCTTCCAGCCGTTCGCCGTGTGGATCTACAGCATCGGCGGCTCCCAGGCCCAGATGTCCGTCGCCGTGTCCGTGCTCAGCCTGTTCCTGACCTGGGCACTCCTCCTGGCGGTCGCCACCCTCGGCGGCCGCCGCGCCCCCTCCCGTACCGCATCCCAGGGATGA
- a CDS encoding ABC transporter ATP-binding protein: MTINTLEKAATTGAATVEFRGMRRKFGATVALDGLDLTARPGELLALLGPSGCGKTTALRVLAGFEHPDSGEVLVDGEDVTRVPAHRRDAGMVFQSYSLFPHLTALDNVAFGMRMRKVRTAERRARAAELLELVGLGDTGERFPHQLSGGQQQRIALARALALRPRVLLLDEPLSALDAKVRLTLREEIRRLQQELAITTLFVTHDQEEALSMADRVAVMRAGRLEQCAAPAELYARPATAFVAEFVGTMSRIPGVLDAERTTVAVLGRRLPVDGDPGEGNDVDVLVRPESVRLTADDMGDARVVATAFLGAVTRVTVRLADGTEAKADLRTHEAAVLAAGTAVTVMLPDRPVLVAARRH, from the coding sequence ATGACGATCAACACGCTGGAGAAGGCCGCCACGACCGGCGCCGCAACCGTCGAATTCCGTGGCATGCGACGCAAGTTCGGCGCGACCGTCGCCCTCGACGGCCTCGACCTGACCGCGCGGCCCGGAGAACTCCTCGCCCTGCTCGGCCCGTCCGGCTGCGGCAAGACCACCGCACTGCGCGTGCTCGCCGGGTTCGAACACCCGGACTCCGGCGAGGTACTCGTCGACGGCGAGGACGTGACCCGGGTGCCGGCCCACCGCCGCGACGCCGGGATGGTCTTCCAGTCGTACAGCCTTTTCCCGCACCTCACCGCGCTCGACAACGTCGCGTTCGGGATGCGCATGCGCAAGGTCCGTACGGCCGAGCGGCGCGCCCGCGCCGCCGAGCTGCTGGAGCTGGTAGGCCTCGGGGATACGGGTGAACGCTTCCCGCACCAGCTCTCCGGCGGGCAGCAGCAGCGCATCGCGCTCGCCCGCGCGCTCGCGCTGCGCCCGCGGGTCCTGCTGCTCGACGAACCGCTGTCCGCGCTCGACGCCAAGGTACGGCTGACGCTCCGCGAGGAGATCCGCCGCCTGCAGCAGGAACTCGCCATCACCACACTCTTTGTGACGCACGATCAGGAAGAGGCACTCTCGATGGCCGACCGCGTCGCCGTGATGCGCGCGGGGCGGCTGGAGCAGTGCGCTGCCCCCGCCGAGCTGTACGCGCGGCCCGCCACTGCGTTCGTCGCCGAGTTCGTCGGCACCATGAGCCGGATCCCGGGCGTCCTCGACGCCGAGCGCACGACGGTGGCGGTCCTCGGACGACGGCTGCCCGTGGACGGCGACCCGGGCGAGGGCAACGACGTGGACGTCCTCGTACGACCCGAAAGCGTCCGGCTCACCGCGGACGACATGGGCGACGCCAGGGTCGTCGCCACCGCCTTCCTCGGCGCCGTCACCCGCGTCACCGTCCGCCTCGCCGACGGCACCGAGGCCAAGGCCGACCTGCGGACGCACGAGGCGGCGGTACTCGCCGCCGGCACCGCCGTGACCGTGATGCTCCCGGACCGGCCGGTGCTGGTCGCGGCGCGGCGCCACTGA
- a CDS encoding CE1759 family FMN reductase: MSLTTTDPHDSAEPEDPLRLVVVSAGVSDPSSTRLLADRTAQKVLDLLLESGRSATVGVIELGPLAVDTAQAIVSGFPGERLKTVFERLAAADAVIVSTPVYKAGISGLLKSFADILDNDLLIAKPVILAATAGTSRHAMVVDEQLRPLFAFLRALPVPTSLFAAPEDWGQAALGDRIQRAATELVLLLRSGVGRSIADSAWTGYQHQFGGNATRAEHTADDVDFTTDLMRLAAGGTA, from the coding sequence ATGAGCCTCACCACCACCGACCCGCACGATTCCGCCGAACCGGAGGACCCCTTGCGCCTCGTCGTCGTCAGCGCCGGTGTGAGCGACCCCTCGTCCACCCGTCTCCTCGCGGATCGCACCGCGCAAAAAGTTCTCGACCTGCTCCTCGAATCCGGCAGGTCCGCGACCGTCGGCGTCATCGAACTCGGACCGCTCGCGGTCGACACCGCCCAGGCGATCGTCTCCGGATTCCCCGGTGAGCGCCTCAAGACCGTGTTCGAACGCCTTGCCGCTGCCGACGCCGTTATCGTCAGCACACCCGTATACAAGGCAGGCATCAGTGGACTGTTGAAGTCTTTCGCCGACATCCTCGACAACGACCTGCTCATCGCCAAACCGGTCATCCTCGCCGCCACCGCGGGCACATCCCGGCACGCCATGGTGGTCGACGAGCAACTCCGGCCCCTGTTCGCCTTCCTGCGCGCTCTTCCCGTGCCCACCTCCCTCTTCGCCGCTCCCGAGGACTGGGGGCAGGCCGCGCTCGGCGACCGGATCCAACGCGCCGCCACCGAACTCGTACTCCTGCTGCGCAGCGGCGTCGGGCGGTCGATCGCCGACAGCGCCTGGACCGGCTACCAACACCAATTCGGCGGCAACGCCACCCGCGCCGAACACACCGCCGACGACGTCGACTTCACCACCGACCTCATGCGACTCGCCGCCGGCGGAACTGCGTGA
- a CDS encoding CE1758 family FMN-dependent luciferase-like monooxygenase translates to MQFGIFTVGDIAPDPVTGYTQSEAERISNVVRVAQRADEVGLDVFALGEHHNPPFVPSSPTTLLAHIAALTERIILSTSVTLMTTNDPVKIAEDYAMLQHVAKGRLDLMVGRGNTVPVYPWFGKDIRKGVALALENYNLLHRLWREDVVDWEGTFRTPLQGFTSTPRPLDDVPPFVWHGSIRTPEVAEQAAYYGNGYFANHILAPNLHFKPLVDFYRARFEHYGHGTKEQAIVGLGGQAFIARRSQDAVNTFRPYFEEYPVFRGSSLDDYMTRTPLSVGSPQEVIDKTLTFQEGFGDYQRQLFALDGMGLPVEMALEQVELLGTEVVPVLRKEMAGRRAPGVPDAPVHSTRVTEKYGDAEPRQPRPNPNRGDNLSGASPYQDSDPAVEAHFPSAV, encoded by the coding sequence ATGCAGTTCGGAATCTTCACGGTCGGTGACATCGCACCCGATCCGGTCACCGGCTACACCCAGAGCGAGGCGGAACGCATCAGCAACGTGGTGCGAGTGGCGCAGCGGGCCGACGAGGTCGGCTTGGATGTGTTCGCACTCGGTGAGCACCACAATCCCCCCTTCGTCCCGTCCTCGCCCACCACCCTGCTGGCACACATCGCGGCGCTGACCGAGCGCATCATCCTCAGCACGTCGGTCACGCTCATGACCACGAATGACCCGGTGAAGATCGCCGAGGACTACGCCATGCTCCAGCACGTGGCGAAGGGACGACTCGATCTCATGGTCGGGCGTGGCAACACGGTGCCGGTCTATCCGTGGTTCGGAAAGGACATCCGGAAGGGTGTGGCTCTCGCTCTGGAGAACTACAACCTGTTGCACCGGCTCTGGCGGGAGGATGTCGTGGACTGGGAGGGCACCTTCCGCACCCCGTTGCAGGGCTTCACCTCGACCCCGCGGCCCTTGGACGACGTGCCGCCCTTCGTCTGGCACGGCTCGATCCGCACGCCCGAGGTCGCCGAGCAGGCCGCCTACTACGGCAACGGGTACTTCGCCAATCACATCCTGGCGCCGAACCTGCACTTCAAGCCGCTCGTGGACTTCTACCGCGCACGTTTCGAGCACTACGGGCACGGCACGAAGGAACAGGCAATCGTCGGTCTTGGCGGGCAGGCGTTCATCGCCCGACGCTCCCAGGATGCCGTGAACACCTTCCGCCCGTACTTCGAGGAGTACCCGGTTTTCCGGGGCAGCTCGCTCGATGACTACATGACCCGCACACCCCTGAGCGTGGGCAGTCCGCAGGAGGTCATCGACAAGACCCTCACCTTCCAGGAGGGTTTCGGTGACTACCAGCGCCAGCTCTTCGCGCTCGACGGCATGGGCCTGCCCGTCGAGATGGCGCTCGAGCAGGTCGAGCTGCTCGGAACCGAGGTCGTCCCGGTGCTCCGCAAGGAGATGGCCGGCAGACGCGCCCCTGGAGTGCCCGACGCCCCCGTCCACAGCACCCGGGTCACGGAGAAGTACGGCGATGCCGAGCCACGGCAGCCGCGCCCGAACCCCAACCGCGGCGACAACCTCTCCGGCGCGTCCCCGTACCAGGACAGCGACCCGGCCGTCGAGGCACACTTCCCGTCGGCCGTGTGA